GGTCACACTGGGCGTATGCCTTGGTCGTACCGCTCCTCCTCCTCGCGTTGTACGGCGCGGTGGTGGGCCTCGGGGCGCTGATCACCGCCGTGGCGCGCCGCCTGCTCGGCCCCTCCCCCAGTGAGCGGCTCGCGGCCCTGGAGGAGCGCACCGAGCAGCTCCTGGAGCGCACGCGTATCGCCCGCGAGCTGCACGACTCCATCGGGCACGCGCTGACCGTCGCGGTGGTGCAGGCGGGCGCCGCGCGGGCGGCGGGCGACCCGGAGTTCACCCAGCGGGCGTTGGACGCGATCGAGGAGACGGGCCGGACCGCGCTGGAGGACCTGGAGCGGGTGCTCGGCATCCTGCGCGAGTCGGATCGCCCGGCGAGCAGCCGCCCCACGTTGGCGGAGGCCGACCGGCTCCTGGAGTCGGCGCGGGCCTCCGGCGCCAAGGTCGACGCCGACCTGTCCGGCGCTCTGGAGCAGCTCCCCGGACCGGTCTCCCGGGAGGGCTACCGCATCCTCCAGGAGTCGCTCACCAATGTGCTCCGGCACGCGGGCGCGGTTCCGGTCCGTGTCCGTATCGGCGTCGACGCGGACACGCTCGCCCTGGAGGTCCGCAATCCGCTGACCGCAGGGATATCGGGGCCCGGGCGGGGCAGCGGGCTGCGCGGCATACGCGAGCGGGCGGCGCTGCTCGGCGGCCGGGCACGGACGGGTCCGGACGCGGGCGACTGGCAGGTGCACGTCGAGCTGCCGTTGGTCTGATCTACGCTGGCGGGATGCCGGTCACCGTCCTGCTCGTAGACGACGAACCCCTGGTCCGCGCGGGTCTGCGCGCCGTCCTTGAGGCGCAGCCCGACATCGAGGTCGTCGGGGAGGCGGCGGACGGCGCGGCGGTGATCCCGCTGGTGCGGCAACTGCGGCCGGACGTCGTCGCCATGGACGTGCGTATGCCTTTGATGGACGGTATCGCCGCCACGCGCGCGGTGCTGCGGACGGTCGACGCGCCACCGAAGATCGTCGTGGTGACGACGTTCGAGAACGATGAGTACGTCTACGAGGCGCTGCGCGCGGGTGCGGACGGTTTTCTGCTGAAGCGGGCGCGGCCGGCCGAGATCGTGCACGCGGTGCGCTTGGTCGCCGAGGGCGAGTCGTTGCTGTTCCCTGCGTCCGTACGGCAGTTGGCCGCGGCGTACGGGGACAACGGCGGCAACCGTGCGGCCCGGGCCGCGATGGAGCGGGCCGCACTGACCGAGCGCGAGGAGGAGGTGCTGCGGCTGATGACGCGCGGTCTGTCGAACGCGGAGATCGCCGGACAGTTGGTCGTCGGCACGGAGAC
The Streptomyces sp. CGMCC 4.7035 DNA segment above includes these coding regions:
- a CDS encoding response regulator transcription factor, with the translated sequence MPVTVLLVDDEPLVRAGLRAVLEAQPDIEVVGEAADGAAVIPLVRQLRPDVVAMDVRMPLMDGIAATRAVLRTVDAPPKIVVVTTFENDEYVYEALRAGADGFLLKRARPAEIVHAVRLVAEGESLLFPASVRQLAAAYGDNGGNRAARAAMERAALTEREEEVLRLMTRGLSNAEIAGQLVVGTETVKSHVSAVLAKLGARDRTQAVIAAYESGFVAPG
- a CDS encoding sensor histidine kinase, which produces MARFLRPLLRGTTYTRLLHLWVPMLFESVWLFIGPEWPWVPAVLLIPVGLIPAVRLGEGVQARLLLTPGDEDSGTAISVAPSVTWRDRLRTVLWLETRMALGGVTTVVCVWLPTTAYDLVSAACGRAPIHEPFMTIERSHWAYALVVPLLLLALYGAVVGLGALITAVARRLLGPSPSERLAALEERTEQLLERTRIARELHDSIGHALTVAVVQAGAARAAGDPEFTQRALDAIEETGRTALEDLERVLGILRESDRPASSRPTLAEADRLLESARASGAKVDADLSGALEQLPGPVSREGYRILQESLTNVLRHAGAVPVRVRIGVDADTLALEVRNPLTAGISGPGRGSGLRGIRERAALLGGRARTGPDAGDWQVHVELPLV